TCACGGGTGAAGACCTGCCACGGCTTGCGGGCGAGCGCGACCAGCAGGTCGAACTCCAGCGGAGTCAGGGCGATCGACTGCCCCTCCCGCTTCACGGAGTGGCCGGCCACGTCGATGACCAGGTCACCGATGGTCAGCTGCTCCGGCGCGGGCTCTTCGGACCGCCGCAGACGTGCCCTGATCCGGGCCACCAACTCCTTAGGTTTGAACGGCTTGACGATGTAGTCGTCGGCCCCGGATTCCAGGCCGACCACGACATCGACGGTGTCGCTCTTGGCAGTGAGCATGACGATCGGCACACCGGACTCGGCCCTGATCAGCCTGCACACCTCGATGCCGTCCCTACCGGGCAGCATGAGATCGAGCAGCACCAGGTCCGGCTTGGCCTCACGAAATGCGGCCAGTGCCTTGTCGCCGTCCGCTACGAACGACGGCTCGAAACCTTCTCCACGCAGCACAATCCCGAGCATCTCGGCCAGTGCGGTGTCGTCGTCGACGACAAGGACGCGTCCCTTCATAATCGACATCATCCCATTAGCTAATCGTTACCTGCGATGACCTGGCACACAGCTCGGCCAGACCGACCCCCGTGACCGGGGAAATCGCGCCCTCCTCGGTGACGATCGCCGTGATCAGTTCCGGCGGTGTGACGTCGAAGGCCGGGTTGTACGCCGGGGCTCCGAGGGGTGCGACGACGATTCCGCCTCCGCCGCCGTCCGATACACCCTGCGGCGATGTGAGCTCCGTCACTTCCTTCCCGGAGCGCTGCTCGACGATGATCGATGCGCCGTCCGGGGTCTCCAGATCCACGGTCGTCGTCGGCGCCACCACGATGAAGGGCACGTGGTGGTACTTCGCGAGCACGGCCAGCGGGTAGCTCCCCACCTTGTTGGCCACCGAGCCGTCCGCGGCGATGCGGTCGGCGCCTATGAGCACCGCGTCGACCTCCCCCGCCGCGAACAGGGAACCCGCCGCGTTGTCCGTGAGCAGGCTGTACGCCAGCCCGTTCCTCGCCGCCTCGTACGCGGTCAGCCGCGCCCCCTGGAGCAGCGGCCGGGTCTCGTCCACCCACAGCCGCCGCAGCCGCCCCTGTCGGTGCACCCGCAGCGCCACCGCGAGCGCCGTCCCCTCACCCCCCGAGACCAGCGCCCCGGTATTGCAGTGGGTCAGCAGCTGATACGCCCG
This sequence is a window from Streptomyces parvus. Protein-coding genes within it:
- the mtrA gene encoding two-component system response regulator MtrA, with the translated sequence MMSIMKGRVLVVDDDTALAEMLGIVLRGEGFEPSFVADGDKALAAFREAKPDLVLLDLMLPGRDGIEVCRLIRAESGVPIVMLTAKSDTVDVVVGLESGADDYIVKPFKPKELVARIRARLRRSEEPAPEQLTIGDLVIDVAGHSVKREGQSIALTPLEFDLLVALARKPWQVFTREVLLEQVWGYRHAADTRLVNVHVQRLRSKVEKDPERPEIVVTVRGVGYKAGPS
- the mtnA gene encoding S-methyl-5-thioribose-1-phosphate isomerase, producing MADQDAQSSVGFEPPALSVLRWDEPPEGPVLVLLDQTRLPAEEVELVCTDVPALVRAIQTLAVRGAPLLGIAGGYGVALAAARGFDVAEAAGLLEGARPTAVNLGYGVRRVAAAYWAASGKGEGDQAAAAAALAEARALHREDAQASRRMAECGEALLEELLPGRAYQLLTHCNTGALVSGGEGTALAVALRVHRQGRLRRLWVDETRPLLQGARLTAYEAARNGLAYSLLTDNAAGSLFAAGEVDAVLIGADRIAADGSVANKVGSYPLAVLAKYHHVPFIVVAPTTTVDLETPDGASIIVEQRSGKEVTELTSPQGVSDGGGGGIVVAPLGAPAYNPAFDVTPPELITAIVTEEGAISPVTGVGLAELCARSSQVTIS